In Chitinophaga sp. HK235, a single window of DNA contains:
- a CDS encoding glutamine--tRNA ligase/YqeY domain fusion protein, which translates to MSEERSLNFIEQIIEDDIANGVNDGRVLTRFPPEPNGYLHIGHAKSIVLNFGLAQKYNGKTNLRFDDTNPVTEDTEYVDSIKEDIHWLGFEWDKELYASDYFDQMYEFAVQLIKKGLAYVEDATSEQIAASKGTPTTPGTPTPARSRSVEENLDLFERMRKGEFKDGEKTLRAKVDLNSPNMHMRDPIMYRIKHAHHHRTGDKWCIYPMYDFAHGQSDSIENITHSVCTLEFIPHRPLYDWFIKELEIFPSHQYEFARLNLNYTVMSKRKLKQLVAENYVNGWDDPRMPTISGLRRRGYTAASIRALCERIGVQKRDNMIDVGLLEFCIREELNRTANRVMAVLDPVKLVITNYPEGQVEEMTAENNPEDPSAGSRTLHFSNTLYIEREDFMEEPPKKFFRLGPGLHVRLKNAYIIKGESVEKDADGNITTIYATYLPESKSGGDHSGLTVKGTIHWVSAAHAATAEVRVYDRLFKSENPNAEEGDFKDFINPDSLQVIKEAYVEPGLLQAKPGDRFQFMRKGYFTVDPDSTSEKVVFNRTVTLKDAWAKVNK; encoded by the coding sequence ATGAGCGAAGAAAGGTCACTCAACTTTATAGAACAGATCATTGAAGACGACATTGCTAATGGCGTCAATGACGGACGTGTACTGACACGTTTTCCGCCCGAACCCAATGGCTATCTCCATATAGGGCATGCCAAGTCTATAGTGCTGAACTTCGGCCTGGCCCAGAAATACAACGGCAAAACCAATCTCCGCTTCGACGATACCAACCCTGTTACAGAGGACACTGAATACGTGGACTCTATCAAGGAAGATATCCACTGGCTGGGATTTGAGTGGGACAAGGAACTGTATGCCTCCGACTATTTTGACCAGATGTACGAATTTGCCGTACAACTGATCAAAAAAGGACTGGCTTATGTGGAAGATGCTACTTCTGAGCAAATTGCTGCCAGCAAAGGCACTCCTACCACTCCAGGTACACCTACCCCGGCCAGAAGCCGGTCGGTAGAGGAAAACCTGGATTTGTTTGAACGTATGCGCAAAGGAGAATTCAAAGACGGGGAAAAAACCCTGCGGGCCAAGGTAGACCTGAATTCTCCCAACATGCACATGCGCGATCCTATCATGTACCGCATCAAACATGCCCATCACCACCGTACCGGCGATAAATGGTGCATCTACCCGATGTATGACTTCGCCCATGGTCAGAGTGACAGCATCGAAAATATCACTCACTCCGTTTGTACACTGGAGTTCATCCCTCACCGCCCGCTGTACGACTGGTTTATCAAGGAACTGGAAATATTCCCCAGCCACCAGTACGAGTTTGCCCGTCTGAACCTCAACTATACGGTGATGAGCAAACGAAAACTGAAACAGCTGGTAGCAGAGAACTACGTAAACGGATGGGATGATCCCCGTATGCCTACTATCAGTGGCCTGCGCCGCCGTGGCTATACCGCCGCCAGCATCCGCGCCCTGTGCGAACGCATCGGTGTGCAGAAACGCGATAACATGATCGACGTAGGTCTGCTGGAATTCTGTATCCGCGAGGAACTGAACAGAACAGCCAACCGCGTAATGGCCGTACTCGATCCGGTGAAACTGGTGATCACCAACTACCCCGAAGGGCAGGTAGAGGAAATGACTGCCGAAAACAACCCGGAAGATCCTTCCGCCGGCAGCCGTACCCTCCACTTCAGCAATACCCTGTACATAGAGCGCGAAGACTTCATGGAAGAACCACCTAAAAAATTCTTCCGTCTCGGTCCCGGTCTGCATGTACGTCTTAAAAACGCCTACATCATCAAAGGTGAAAGCGTGGAAAAAGATGCCGATGGTAACATCACCACCATCTACGCCACCTACCTGCCGGAAAGCAAAAGCGGAGGCGACCACAGCGGCCTGACCGTAAAAGGTACCATCCACTGGGTAAGTGCCGCACATGCCGCCACCGCCGAAGTACGCGTATATGACCGCCTCTTTAAATCAGAGAATCCGAATGCAGAAGAAGGAGACTTCAAAGACTTCATCAATCCGGATTCCCTGCAGGTCATCAAAGAAGCCTATGTAGAACCCGGCCTGCTCCAAGCCAAGCCAGGAGACCGCTTCCAGTTCATGCGTAAAGGTTACTTCACCGTAGACCCGGACAGTACTTCAGAAAAAGTAGTCTTCAACAGAACCGTGACGCTGAAGGACGCGTGGGCTAAAGTGAACAAATGA
- a CDS encoding S41 family peptidase, producing the protein MLNNLFFTIHVSKMKSLTHFIIPLAILATMASCRKDLPQLNDPQNYVSANFNEVFDAFWTGMNNNYVFWDIDTVNWDQIYKTYKPLFAQLNVNDSNDVRKAYTYFKQMTAGLVDSHYTLTFADTWLADSAAVNPAFLRKLGSPGFHPPIDIRHFYYTLPANYLDAGQRGFTNTSDSSQYVAVSGTINQNILYFFFSDFQLKTLFNTDTANGFKTVEQYFFDNLATRTDLKGIIIDVRGNRGGALEDLDFLLGKMITRPQFFGYTRSKMGNGRLDYSPWALAYVKPQAGSKAITIPIVVLADAWSVSMAEITTMAVKTFPNGHFVGERTWGANGPLTGNVFYNGGQFTTGWLTQVYTSSLMFKYKDGNIYEGKGFPPDLAVPYDLASLNAGRDPQLEAAVSLIH; encoded by the coding sequence ATGCTGAATAACCTGTTTTTTACCATTCATGTCAGCAAGATGAAATCGCTCACACATTTTATTATACCCCTGGCCATACTGGCCACCATGGCTTCCTGCCGGAAAGACCTGCCCCAGCTCAACGATCCGCAGAATTATGTCAGCGCCAATTTCAATGAAGTGTTCGACGCTTTCTGGACAGGCATGAACAATAACTATGTTTTCTGGGATATCGATACGGTCAACTGGGACCAGATATACAAGACTTACAAACCGCTGTTTGCACAGCTGAATGTCAACGACTCAAACGATGTACGTAAAGCCTATACGTATTTTAAGCAGATGACTGCCGGATTGGTAGACTCCCACTACACCCTGACATTCGCAGATACCTGGCTGGCTGATTCCGCCGCCGTGAACCCGGCCTTCCTCCGGAAGCTGGGTAGTCCCGGCTTTCATCCCCCTATCGACATCCGGCATTTTTATTATACTCTTCCGGCCAATTATCTGGACGCCGGCCAGCGGGGATTCACTAATACTTCGGATAGCAGCCAGTATGTAGCTGTTTCCGGAACTATCAATCAGAATATATTGTACTTTTTCTTCAGTGATTTTCAGCTGAAAACCTTATTCAATACAGATACTGCCAATGGCTTCAAAACGGTGGAGCAGTATTTTTTCGATAACCTGGCCACCAGAACAGACCTGAAAGGGATTATTATAGATGTGCGGGGTAATCGGGGTGGGGCGCTGGAAGATCTGGATTTTTTGCTGGGGAAGATGATCACCCGGCCACAGTTTTTTGGATACACCCGTTCCAAGATGGGCAACGGTCGCCTGGACTATTCACCCTGGGCACTCGCCTATGTAAAGCCGCAGGCGGGCAGTAAAGCCATCACTATCCCTATTGTGGTGCTGGCAGACGCCTGGTCGGTGAGTATGGCAGAAATAACCACCATGGCGGTGAAAACCTTTCCCAATGGGCATTTTGTAGGAGAACGTACCTGGGGGGCCAATGGTCCGCTCACCGGCAATGTTTTTTATAATGGCGGACAGTTTACTACCGGCTGGCTTACACAGGTGTATACTTCTTCCCTGATGTTTAAGTATAAAGATGGTAATATCTATGAGGGTAAAGGGTTTCCGCCAGATCTGGCCGTACCCTATGATCTGGCCAGTCTGAATGCAGGCCGTGATCCGCAACTCGAGGCTGCCGTAAGCCTGATTCATTAG
- a CDS encoding enoyl-CoA hydratase/isomerase family protein, translating into MYQTLSTQLEKNIQIITINRPEKMNALNQLMMGELGLAIDEVYRNKNIKGAIITGAGEKAFVAGADISEFLTLSPKQGEELAKSGHVVFQRIEYSPKPIIAAVNGFALGGGCELAMACHFRIASENARFGQPEVNLGLIPGYGGTQRLTQLIGKGKAIELMMTGDMITAPEALAWGLVNHVVKLEELMPKAISILEKIQSKAPLAVARVVKCVNAAIDKELDGWETEVKEFAACFATKDLQEGAEAFIQKRQANFKGE; encoded by the coding sequence ATGTACCAGACATTAAGCACACAATTAGAGAAAAATATTCAGATCATCACGATCAATCGCCCGGAAAAGATGAATGCTCTCAATCAGTTGATGATGGGAGAACTGGGACTGGCCATTGATGAGGTTTACCGTAATAAGAACATAAAAGGCGCGATCATTACTGGTGCGGGAGAAAAGGCTTTTGTGGCCGGTGCCGATATCAGTGAGTTTCTGACTCTTAGCCCCAAGCAGGGCGAAGAGCTGGCCAAAAGCGGGCATGTGGTATTTCAACGGATTGAATATTCTCCCAAGCCCATCATCGCTGCTGTAAATGGTTTTGCATTGGGTGGTGGTTGTGAGCTGGCGATGGCCTGCCATTTCCGTATAGCCAGTGAAAACGCCAGATTTGGCCAGCCGGAAGTGAATCTGGGACTTATTCCCGGGTATGGCGGTACTCAGCGGCTTACCCAGCTGATTGGTAAAGGAAAAGCCATCGAACTGATGATGACCGGTGACATGATCACCGCCCCTGAAGCGCTGGCCTGGGGACTGGTCAACCATGTGGTGAAGCTGGAAGAGCTGATGCCCAAGGCTATTTCCATCCTCGAAAAAATCCAGTCAAAAGCACCGCTGGCCGTTGCCCGCGTGGTAAAATGCGTGAACGCCGCTATAGATAAGGAACTCGATGGCTGGGAAACAGAAGTCAAAGAGTTTGCTGCCTGCTTTGCTACCAAAGACCTGCAGGAAGGCGCGGAAGCTTTTATTCAGAAAAGACAGGCGAATTTTAAAGGAGAATAA
- a CDS encoding lipoprotein signal peptidase, with product MKYRHVVLIVILILIVDQTLKFWIKTHMFMQQEFIIFPNWFRIHFIENEGMAYGLKFGGDFGKILLTTFRLVAVVAGFVYMKKLIREKYSIGLLICGSLILAGAAGNLIDSMFYGLIFNDSIGYEVAKFMPPGGGYGSFLHGRVVDMLYFPIYEGYLPSWIPFKGGDYFVFFRPVFNIADAAISIGVITILLFQKRFFAKHTAQQQGSAIKADQTA from the coding sequence TTGAAATATCGTCACGTAGTACTTATCGTTATCCTTATCCTGATTGTTGATCAGACCCTGAAGTTCTGGATCAAGACGCACATGTTTATGCAACAGGAGTTCATCATTTTCCCCAACTGGTTCCGCATCCATTTCATTGAGAATGAAGGGATGGCGTATGGACTCAAGTTCGGTGGCGACTTCGGTAAGATCCTCCTTACCACTTTCCGTTTGGTAGCAGTGGTAGCCGGTTTCGTATACATGAAAAAGCTTATCCGTGAAAAATACAGCATCGGTCTGCTGATCTGCGGATCCCTGATCCTCGCTGGCGCTGCAGGCAACCTGATAGACAGTATGTTCTACGGCCTTATTTTCAACGATAGCATCGGTTATGAAGTGGCTAAGTTCATGCCTCCCGGTGGCGGTTATGGCAGCTTTCTCCACGGTCGTGTGGTAGATATGCTCTATTTCCCCATCTATGAAGGTTATCTGCCCAGCTGGATACCTTTTAAAGGTGGTGACTACTTCGTATTCTTCCGGCCGGTGTTCAATATCGCCGATGCGGCCATCTCCATTGGCGTGATCACGATCCTGCTGTTCCAGAAACGTTTCTTTGCCAAACATACGGCCCAGCAGCAGGGAAGCGCGATCAAGGCTGATCAGACTGCCTGA
- the fumC gene encoding class II fumarate hydratase, with protein sequence MEFRIEKDTMGEVQVPVNAYYGAQTQRSIENFKIAQDINKMPKEIIKAFAYLKKAAALTNLEAGVLPKEKCDLIAQVCDEILEGKLDNEFPLVVWQTGSGTQSNMNVNEVVAYRAHVIHGGKLTDKDKFVHPNDDVNKSQSSNDTFPTAMHIAAYKMLVETTIPGVKKLRDTLAKKAEAFKHVVKIGRTHFMDATPLTLGQEISGYVAQLDHGLRAINNSLAHLSELALGGTAVGTGINTPKGYSESVAGNIAKLTGLPFITAPNKFEALAAHDAIVEAHGALKTVAVSLMKIANDVRMLSSGPRAGIGEIHIPDNEPGSSIMPGKVNPTQCEALTMIAAQVMGNDVAISIGGSNGHFELNVFKPVMIYNFLHSARLIGEGCVSFNDKCAEGIEPIEANIRKHVENSLMLVTALNTKIGYYKAAEIAQKAHKEGTTLKEMAVKLGYVTPEQFDEWVVPGNMVGEIK encoded by the coding sequence ATGGAATTTAGAATAGAGAAAGACACGATGGGTGAAGTACAGGTACCTGTAAATGCCTATTATGGTGCTCAAACACAGCGCTCCATTGAAAATTTCAAGATCGCCCAGGACATCAACAAAATGCCGAAAGAAATCATCAAGGCATTTGCTTACCTGAAGAAAGCGGCGGCCCTGACCAACCTGGAAGCCGGCGTGCTCCCGAAAGAAAAATGTGATCTCATCGCTCAGGTATGTGATGAAATACTGGAAGGTAAACTGGACAACGAGTTTCCACTGGTAGTATGGCAAACAGGCTCCGGTACCCAGTCCAACATGAACGTGAATGAAGTTGTCGCTTACCGCGCCCACGTTATTCACGGTGGCAAGCTCACCGATAAAGACAAATTCGTTCACCCGAACGACGACGTAAATAAATCTCAGTCTTCCAACGACACCTTCCCTACCGCCATGCACATCGCGGCGTATAAAATGCTGGTGGAAACAACTATCCCCGGTGTTAAAAAACTCCGTGATACCCTGGCTAAAAAAGCGGAAGCCTTTAAACACGTGGTGAAAATCGGCCGTACCCACTTCATGGACGCCACACCACTCACCCTCGGACAGGAAATCAGCGGCTACGTAGCCCAGCTGGACCACGGTCTGAGAGCTATCAACAACTCACTCGCGCACCTGAGCGAACTGGCACTGGGCGGTACTGCAGTAGGTACTGGTATCAACACACCAAAAGGTTACTCTGAAAGCGTGGCTGGTAACATCGCCAAACTGACCGGACTGCCTTTTATCACCGCTCCCAACAAGTTCGAAGCACTGGCTGCCCACGACGCTATCGTAGAAGCCCACGGTGCCCTGAAAACGGTGGCTGTTAGCCTGATGAAAATCGCTAACGACGTGCGTATGCTCAGCTCCGGCCCTCGCGCTGGTATCGGTGAGATCCATATCCCTGACAACGAGCCAGGTTCTTCCATCATGCCAGGTAAAGTAAACCCCACCCAGTGTGAGGCCCTGACCATGATCGCTGCACAGGTAATGGGTAACGACGTAGCTATCTCCATAGGCGGCTCCAACGGCCACTTCGAGCTCAACGTATTCAAACCGGTGATGATCTACAACTTCCTGCACTCTGCACGCCTGATCGGCGAAGGTTGTGTTAGCTTCAACGATAAATGTGCTGAAGGTATCGAACCCATCGAAGCCAATATCCGCAAACACGTGGAAAATTCCCTGATGCTAGTGACTGCACTCAATACCAAAATTGGTTATTACAAAGCCGCAGAAATCGCACAGAAAGCACACAAGGAAGGTACCACACTGAAAGAAATGGCCGTGAAACTGGGTTACGTAACACCAGAACAATTCGATGAATGGGTAGTGCCCGGCAACATGGTAGGCGAGATTAAATAA
- a CDS encoding cobalamin B12-binding domain-containing protein → MVNQLNRPVRVLVAKVGLDGHDRGAKVIAAALRDAGMEVIYTGLRQTPEMVVNAALQEDVDAIGISILSGAHMTVFPKIIALMKEKEMNDVLLTGGGIIPDADMQQLQEMGVGKLFPPGTHTKDISDYITTWVASHRNF, encoded by the coding sequence ATGGTCAACCAGTTAAATCGTCCTGTTCGTGTATTGGTAGCCAAGGTAGGTCTTGATGGCCACGACCGCGGCGCCAAAGTGATCGCTGCCGCCCTCCGGGATGCCGGCATGGAAGTTATCTACACCGGCCTCAGACAAACCCCCGAAATGGTCGTTAACGCCGCCCTCCAGGAAGACGTAGACGCCATCGGCATCAGCATCCTCTCCGGTGCACATATGACGGTTTTTCCTAAAATAATAGCCCTCATGAAGGAAAAGGAAATGAACGACGTACTGCTCACCGGCGGCGGTATCATCCCCGATGCGGATATGCAGCAACTACAGGAAATGGGCGTCGGTAAACTGTTTCCCCCCGGTACGCATACCAAGGATATTTCCGATTATATCACCACCTGGGTGGCCTCCCACAGAAATTTTTAA
- a CDS encoding 2-hydroxyacid dehydrogenase produces the protein MDILFFSAQPYDITYFNQANQQNTHHFRFLEYPLNEDNTALIKDEKAVCVFVNDKVDAAVVHKLKEKGITLIALRCAGFNNVDLKAAAEAGISVVRVPAYSPHAVAEHAVTLLLALNRKIYKSYNRVRDNNFTLAGLEGFDVYGKTVGVIGTGNIGAVFCRIMLGFGCKVLAHDVVQDASLVQAGVAYVSQESVLAESDIISLHCPLTPDTKHLVNGDSINSMKRGVTLINTSRGGLVDTRAVVEALKNGHIGALGIDVYEQEEQLFFQNFSGTIIQDDVLSRLTTFPNVLVTSHQGFFTKEALTQIAETTLANISGFEKNEPLKNAL, from the coding sequence ATGGATATACTTTTTTTTAGTGCACAGCCATACGATATCACCTATTTTAACCAGGCTAATCAACAGAATACTCACCACTTCCGGTTTCTGGAATATCCCCTGAATGAAGATAATACTGCCCTCATCAAGGATGAAAAGGCTGTATGTGTATTTGTAAATGATAAAGTAGACGCTGCCGTTGTTCACAAGTTGAAGGAGAAGGGAATAACGCTCATTGCCCTGCGTTGTGCAGGCTTTAATAACGTAGACCTGAAAGCGGCGGCAGAAGCAGGTATCAGCGTAGTACGTGTGCCGGCATATTCTCCTCATGCAGTGGCTGAACATGCAGTCACTCTCCTGCTGGCACTCAACCGGAAAATATATAAATCGTATAACCGTGTACGTGATAATAACTTTACACTCGCCGGTCTGGAAGGATTTGATGTATATGGGAAAACAGTCGGCGTAATTGGTACCGGCAATATCGGAGCGGTATTTTGCCGTATTATGCTGGGCTTTGGCTGTAAGGTGCTGGCCCACGACGTCGTACAGGATGCATCGCTGGTACAGGCTGGTGTTGCCTATGTTTCCCAGGAAAGTGTCCTGGCAGAATCAGACATTATCTCCCTGCATTGCCCGCTTACTCCCGATACAAAACATCTGGTCAACGGGGATAGTATCAACAGTATGAAACGGGGCGTAACACTCATCAATACTAGCCGCGGTGGCCTGGTTGATACCAGGGCAGTAGTGGAGGCCCTGAAGAACGGCCATATCGGTGCTTTGGGAATAGATGTTTATGAGCAGGAAGAACAGCTGTTCTTTCAGAATTTCTCCGGCACCATCATCCAGGATGATGTACTGTCCAGGCTTACGACCTTCCCTAATGTACTGGTAACGTCCCATCAGGGATTTTTTACAAAAGAAGCATTAACACAGATTGCTGAAACAACACTGGCCAATATTTCGGGCTTCGAAAAAAATGAACCATTGAAAAATGCACTGTAA
- a CDS encoding porin family protein, with product MQKNVLLFAPLLLFFQSALAQFEVGVTGGYVNNYLHTSAGYRAFTQYHQRSGFMAGLVLQYHFNNWLAVQIEPSYIQKNYEQRRDHFFDGIYQINSNGYLQLPLMAHFSFGGEKLKGFVNTGGYAARWVTARVKGAMGNVFDNSPDIPPNQQPSGYFQYNLLYQYDQKYTFDSRRDRRMEWGLVAGGGVEYLLQESCRLFVEARYYYGLSDQQKNYMLDQVPRYNDTYVIQAGCLLNLGSLFGGYAE from the coding sequence ATGCAGAAAAACGTACTTCTTTTTGCCCCCTTGCTCCTATTTTTTCAAAGTGCACTGGCTCAGTTCGAAGTAGGCGTTACCGGAGGTTATGTGAACAATTACCTGCACACCAGTGCCGGTTACCGCGCTTTTACACAATACCATCAACGCAGTGGTTTTATGGCCGGACTGGTATTGCAATATCATTTTAATAACTGGCTGGCTGTCCAGATAGAGCCCTCCTACATTCAGAAGAATTATGAACAACGCCGGGATCATTTTTTTGATGGGATTTACCAGATTAACAGCAACGGCTATCTGCAATTGCCCCTAATGGCCCACTTCTCCTTTGGTGGAGAAAAACTCAAAGGTTTTGTCAATACCGGTGGTTATGCTGCCCGGTGGGTGACTGCCCGCGTCAAAGGGGCCATGGGCAATGTTTTTGATAATAGCCCCGACATACCGCCCAACCAGCAGCCATCGGGGTATTTTCAGTACAACCTGCTTTATCAATATGATCAGAAATATACCTTCGACAGCCGCCGCGATCGTCGTATGGAATGGGGCCTGGTAGCAGGTGGTGGAGTGGAATACCTGCTGCAGGAGAGTTGCCGGTTGTTTGTAGAAGCGCGGTACTATTACGGTTTGAGTGACCAGCAGAAAAATTATATGCTCGATCAGGTGCCCCGATACAACGATACCTACGTGATACAGGCCGGATGCCTGTTGAATCTCGGCAGCCTTTTCGGAGGATATGCTGAATAA
- a CDS encoding TonB-dependent receptor: MQKFLPLLAKYLLLLLVFSPALTHAQLNGSYVIEGKITDDHSYGLPGASVQIKGTSFGTTTDTSGRFQLTTNTRFPLKLVIRLIGYQPQEFEVKNSNSKVAIQLYTQSLLVNEVVVSASRQQEKMLRSPVAIEKLDIRALKETPSPTFYDALGNLKGVQMTTAGLTFKVFNTRGFNVPNNFRFMQLVDGVDNQAATLGVPLGNAIGPTELDIQSVEVTPGASSALYGMNAINGMSNLVTKNPFDYQGVSVYQKIAFNHFDGNGSSPKPLTETAIRYAQAYSKWFAWKINASYMQGTDWYADSHDDFTPQSKINPDFPQLSGPNNIAADNWNKYADQGNIPITDKDGRAYTVHRTGYWEKDLVGDYTVRNTKIDGSLNFRLPHKMEISWSSRWGQMDGFFQRGNRIGLKGVTVSNHKLELVHPDFTVRSYISIENTGNSYNMNPLADNLEKSFKTDKAWGTDYTTGLNKALTEGKDLVAAHQAARAFADAGRFVPGTPEFEAQRDKIKTINDWDIYPTSRNPANTTGGAALLQKSRFYHTEGTWNLRKYIKFADVLVGADYRTYEIIPDGNNFVDFTRPLDKRNQEGGKHIWYGKVGGFAQISKSFFNDALKLTGSLRYDKNQEFAGKVNPRIAAVYTIKDKHNFRISWQNGFRFPSLFEAYSFVNNGQVRRVGGLAFIEDGLGYFKNSFLTSSVDAFNVAVNKTVNADHVTKDVAAAKNAGILKVANLDPIVPEQITSFEAGYKAVLLDNKLFVDVDGYYSSYKHFIGQIEAVVPQTGNVNNPDAAVLKQMLDKNLQNRYRVWTNSKSTVNNYGFALAVTYDIYKNYTVSGNANFNKLAQDKTKDDALVPGFNTPEWFTNISIGNRNLYKNIGFNVVWHWQDTFYWQNLFGNADVPAYSTVDAQVTYRVPKIKTSFKLGASNLLNTPYFQYVGGPTIRGLYYFAITYDNVFKK; encoded by the coding sequence ATGCAAAAGTTCTTACCCTTACTGGCAAAATACCTGCTTTTATTGCTGGTATTCAGCCCGGCCCTAACCCACGCACAGCTGAACGGCTCCTACGTCATTGAGGGCAAAATCACTGACGACCACAGCTATGGCCTGCCGGGCGCATCTGTCCAGATAAAAGGCACCTCTTTTGGCACCACCACAGACACTTCCGGCCGTTTTCAACTGACAACCAATACCCGGTTTCCGCTTAAACTGGTGATCCGGCTGATCGGTTACCAGCCACAGGAATTTGAAGTAAAAAACAGCAACAGTAAAGTAGCCATACAGCTATATACCCAGTCGTTACTGGTCAACGAGGTAGTGGTATCCGCTTCCCGTCAGCAGGAGAAAATGCTCCGGTCACCCGTAGCCATCGAAAAACTGGACATACGGGCCTTAAAGGAAACACCATCACCCACCTTTTACGATGCCCTTGGCAACCTGAAAGGAGTACAGATGACCACTGCCGGCCTTACCTTCAAAGTATTTAATACCCGCGGTTTTAACGTGCCCAACAACTTCCGCTTTATGCAGCTGGTAGATGGGGTAGACAACCAGGCCGCCACTCTCGGCGTTCCGCTGGGTAACGCCATCGGACCTACGGAGCTGGACATCCAGAGCGTGGAAGTAACGCCTGGCGCGTCTTCTGCCTTATATGGCATGAATGCCATCAATGGCATGTCTAACCTGGTCACTAAAAATCCTTTTGATTACCAGGGTGTCAGTGTTTATCAGAAAATCGCTTTCAATCACTTTGACGGCAACGGCAGCAGTCCCAAACCACTCACAGAAACGGCTATACGCTATGCACAGGCCTACTCCAAATGGTTTGCCTGGAAAATCAACGCCAGCTACATGCAGGGTACCGACTGGTATGCAGACAGTCATGATGACTTCACCCCGCAAAGCAAGATCAATCCCGACTTTCCCCAGCTGAGCGGCCCAAACAATATCGCCGCCGACAACTGGAACAAATATGCCGACCAGGGCAATATTCCCATCACCGACAAAGATGGACGCGCCTACACCGTACACCGCACAGGCTACTGGGAGAAAGACCTCGTAGGTGACTATACTGTACGCAATACTAAAATAGATGGGTCACTCAACTTCAGGCTGCCACACAAAATGGAAATATCCTGGTCTTCCCGCTGGGGACAAATGGATGGCTTCTTCCAACGCGGCAACCGTATCGGCCTTAAAGGTGTAACCGTCAGCAATCACAAGCTGGAACTCGTACACCCTGACTTTACCGTAAGGTCTTATATCTCCATAGAAAACACCGGCAATTCCTACAACATGAATCCGCTGGCCGACAATCTGGAAAAATCTTTCAAGACAGATAAAGCCTGGGGGACAGATTATACCACCGGCCTCAACAAAGCCCTCACCGAAGGGAAGGACCTGGTAGCTGCTCATCAGGCAGCCCGCGCCTTCGCCGATGCCGGCCGCTTTGTTCCCGGAACTCCTGAATTTGAAGCCCAGCGTGATAAAATCAAAACCATCAACGACTGGGATATTTACCCTACCTCCAGGAACCCTGCCAACACCACCGGTGGCGCTGCCCTGCTGCAAAAGAGCCGTTTTTATCATACAGAAGGCACCTGGAACCTGCGTAAATACATCAAGTTTGCCGATGTACTGGTAGGCGCAGACTACCGCACCTACGAAATCATACCTGATGGCAACAACTTCGTAGACTTCACCCGGCCACTGGACAAACGTAACCAGGAAGGCGGCAAACATATCTGGTATGGTAAAGTGGGTGGCTTTGCCCAGATCAGTAAATCGTTCTTCAACGACGCCTTAAAACTTACCGGCTCCCTACGCTATGATAAAAACCAGGAGTTTGCCGGTAAAGTCAATCCCCGTATCGCTGCCGTATATACGATAAAAGATAAACACAACTTCCGTATTTCCTGGCAGAATGGATTCCGCTTCCCTTCTCTGTTTGAAGCTTATTCTTTCGTGAACAACGGACAGGTACGGCGCGTGGGCGGCCTTGCTTTCATTGAAGATGGACTGGGTTATTTTAAAAATTCTTTTCTTACCAGCTCTGTTGATGCCTTCAACGTAGCAGTGAACAAAACCGTAAACGCTGACCATGTTACCAAAGACGTGGCCGCCGCCAAAAATGCCGGCATCCTGAAAGTGGCCAACCTGGACCCAATCGTACCGGAGCAGATCACCTCTTTTGAAGCAGGTTACAAAGCGGTATTGCTGGACAATAAACTGTTCGTTGATGTGGACGGCTACTACAGCTCCTATAAACATTTTATCGGGCAGATTGAAGCGGTAGTGCCACAAACCGGTAATGTGAATAACCCGGATGCTGCTGTATTAAAACAGATGCTGGATAAAAACCTGCAAAACAGATATCGTGTATGGACCAACAGTAAATCCACTGTGAACAACTACGGATTTGCGCTGGCAGTCACTTATGATATCTACAAAAACTATACAGTGAGCGGCAATGCCAACTTCAACAAGCTGGCACAGGACAAGACCAAAGACGACGCGCTGGTACCAGGTTTCAACACGCCGGAATGGTTTACCAACATCAGCATTGGTAACCGTAACCTGTATAAAAATATAGGCTTCAACGTTGTATGGCACTGGCAGGATACTTTCTACTGGCAGAACCTCTTCGGTAATGCAGATGTGCCAGCCTACAGCACTGTTGATGCACAGGTAACCTACCGTGTTCCCAAAATCAAAACATCCTTTAAACTGGGTGCTTCCAATCTGCTGAACACCCCTTATTTCCAGTATGTGGGAGGCCCTACCATCCGTGGGTTATACTACTTCGCTATCACTTACGACAATGTGTTTAAAAAATAA